Below is a genomic region from Halobacterium sp. CBA1132.
TAGCCGGAGACGTACTGGCCGGGAATCGTGATGGCGACGGCGACGGCGACCGCCCACGCCTCGCGGGTGATGAGCGCGGGGTTCGTGGAGAGTCCGACCGCGAGGAAGAACAGCGCCGCGAACAGGTCCCGGGACGGCGACAGCAATCCCTCCACGCGGTCAGTGAGCGTCGTCCGGCCGACGGCGGTGCCGACGAGGAACGCCGCGACCGCGGCGCTCACGCCCGCTCGGTCGCCGAGGCCGGCGACGGTCGCCGCGACGCCGAGCGCGAGCAACACGAACAGCTCCCCGGATTCGACGTCGAGGAGGCGCTCGACGACCTTCGTCCCGCGGAGCGCGACCACCGCGCCAGCCGCGACGAGCGCGACCACGACGGCGACGTCGACCGCGAGCGCGCCGACGTCGGTGGCGCCGAGCAGGACCGCCGACAGTACCGCGAGGTAGCCCGCGGTCGCCACGTCCTCGACGACGACGACGGACAGAATCGCCTCGCTCTCGGGGTTGGCAATCCAGTCCAACTCCAGCAGGAGCTTCGCGACGATGACCGTCGAGGAGTTGAACAGCACGCCCGCGAGCACGAGCGACGCCACCCAATCGAACCCCAACAGCAGGCCGACCGCGAACCCCAGCGGGAGGCTCACGCCCACGTCGATGGCGCCGCCCGCCAGCACCTGATCGCCCTTCTCGAAGAGCGCGTCCAGGCTCAGTTCGAGGCCGACGAAGAACAACAGCAACACGACGCCGAGGTCCGCCAGCAGCGCGACCGTCTCCGGGTCGGCGACGAGCGTCGGCCGGTATCCGAACACGGTGGGCGCGTGCGGCCCGACGAGCATCCCGACCACGAGATATGCGGGGATGACCGACTGCCCGACCCGGCGCGCGAGCAGGCCCGCTGCCGCCAGCGCCACCAACACCAGCCCGATACCGAGCAGCGTCAAGTCCGCCACGCCGCCCACTCGCGGCGCCACCGAGAAAGCCGTTGCCCTCCTCAGGTCAGCCGCGACACTGACTCCCGGACGTCGTCGACGGTCTGGCGCTGGCGCTCGGTCGCGGCCGCGATGTCGTCGAGCGCCGCCGCGACCTCCGCCGTGCGGTCGTCGACGTCGTCGACCATCTCCGCGACCTCCTCGACGCTGGTCGCCTGCTCGTCGGTCGCCTCCGAGACCTCTTGGACGCCGCTGGCGGCCGCCTCGACCGCGTCCGTGATCTCGCGCAGCGTCTCCATGGCCTCCTCCACGCGCCCGACACCGTCCTCGATCTGGCGGTTCATCTCGTCGAGGCGTTCGACCGCCGCCTCCGTGTCCGACTGCATGTCCCCGACCAGTTCCTCGACGCGCGTGGACTGCTCGCGGGACTCCTCGGCCAGCGCCTTCACCTCATCGGCGACGACCGCGAAGCCCTCACCGGCCTCGTCGGCGCGCGCGGCCTCGATTGAGGCGTTCAGCGCGAGCAGGTTCGTCTGCTCGGCGATGTCGTCGATGACCGCCGTGACTTCTTCGACGTCGCCGGCGCGCTCCCGGAGCTTGTCGACGTCGTCGGCGACGCCGTCGCTGGCGGCTTCGATGTCGGCCATCACGTCGAGCGCGTCGTCGGCCGCCTGCTCGCCGCGACCCGCCAACGCCGCGGCGTCCTCGCTGGTCTCGCGGACATCCGCCGCGGTCGCCGCCACCTCCTCGATGCTCGCGGAGACGCTCGACACCTCGCGAGCGACGCTCTCCGTGCGGTCGACCTGCTCGTCGGTGAACGCCTGCATCTCGTCGGCGCGCTCGGCGACGTCCCGCGAGGCGTCGGCCAGCTCAGCCAGCGGCTCTTCGACGTCCTCCGCGACCGCGTTCGCGAGCTCGGTGCGGCGCTCGACCTCAGACTGGAGGCGCTGGGCGTACGAGTCGATGTACGTGTCCATCGCCACCTGCTGGTCGAACGTCAACAGTTTCAGCATCGGCAGGAACCGCTCGACGAGGTCCTCGACGGCTTCGGTGGCGTCGTCGCCGCGGTCCGCAGTCATGTCCTCGACGAGCGCGTCCAGCAGCCCCTCGTAGTAGCGCGTGTACGCGCCGAGGTACACTTCCGGCCCGAGGTCGAGGAGGTCGTGAATCTTCCCGATGCGGGCGCGCTGCTCGACGTACTCCCGGTCGTACTCGCCACGACCGAGTCCGAGCAGGTACTGTGTCTGCGTGCGCTTGAGCTGGTCGACGGTCTTCGTCGAGCGCCCGAAGATGTCGAGCGTGCGGTCGAACTCCCGGAGGTGGTCGTAGAAGTCCGCCACGAGGTCCTCGGCGACCGACTCGAACAACTCGGACTCGCCCGCCAGCGCCGCCTCGTCCGCGTCGTCGATGTCCGTGAACTCCTTTCGCCACGCGATTTCCTCGTCGTCCAGTCCGATGCGGTCCGCGAGCGCGTCCCCGTCAACCCCGCCGCGAACGTCTTCGGTTACGCGAGGGGATTTATCAGTAGCCATCGCGGTGGCGTTCCCGGCTCGGTCACTTATACGTTGGCCGCAATCCCAAGAACTGAGAGCCGGCCTACTCCATCCGGTAGCGCAGGACGGCCGCGACGCCGCCGAGGTTCCGGAGCTGTTCGCCGGGCGCGAACTCGTGGCTGAACACGGTGACGTCGCCGCCCTGCTGTTCGACCTGCGTGACGAGGTCGTTGACGTCGACGTCCCAGTCGCCCTCGCCTGCGCGCTCCTTGCGCAGGCGCTCGTCCAGAATCAGCAGCGTCTCGACGGCGCCGAAGTCGACGGCCTTCTCGACCTGCTCGATGCCGTAGGCGGCCTTCCCGTCGGTCGCAATCTGGTCGGTGAGTTCGTCGATGAGTTCGGACTCCTCGGCGATGCGCGTCTCCTCTTGGACGTCCTCGACGGCGCCGCGCTTGAGTACCTCGTGGACGCCGCGGCCGCCCACCGCGCTCGTGTCCACG
It encodes:
- a CDS encoding globin-coupled sensor protein, whose translation is MATDKSPRVTEDVRGGVDGDALADRIGLDDEEIAWRKEFTDIDDADEAALAGESELFESVAEDLVADFYDHLREFDRTLDIFGRSTKTVDQLKRTQTQYLLGLGRGEYDREYVEQRARIGKIHDLLDLGPEVYLGAYTRYYEGLLDALVEDMTADRGDDATEAVEDLVERFLPMLKLLTFDQQVAMDTYIDSYAQRLQSEVERRTELANAVAEDVEEPLAELADASRDVAERADEMQAFTDEQVDRTESVAREVSSVSASIEEVAATAADVRETSEDAAALAGRGEQAADDALDVMADIEAASDGVADDVDKLRERAGDVEEVTAVIDDIAEQTNLLALNASIEAARADEAGEGFAVVADEVKALAEESREQSTRVEELVGDMQSDTEAAVERLDEMNRQIEDGVGRVEEAMETLREITDAVEAAASGVQEVSEATDEQATSVEEVAEMVDDVDDRTAEVAAALDDIAAATERQRQTVDDVRESVSRLT
- a CDS encoding cation:proton antiporter → MADLTLLGIGLVLVALAAAGLLARRVGQSVIPAYLVVGMLVGPHAPTVFGYRPTLVADPETVALLADLGVVLLLFFVGLELSLDALFEKGDQVLAGGAIDVGVSLPLGFAVGLLLGFDWVASLVLAGVLFNSSTVIVAKLLLELDWIANPESEAILSVVVVEDVATAGYLAVLSAVLLGATDVGALAVDVAVVVALVAAGAVVALRGTKVVERLLDVESGELFVLLALGVAATVAGLGDRAGVSAAVAAFLVGTAVGRTTLTDRVEGLLSPSRDLFAALFFLAVGLSTNPALITREAWAVAVAVAITIPGQYVSGYYAGRQFDLEPRRAFRVGSALAPRGEFALVIAALAASVGTTPVLTERVPAFTVGYVLATSILGTLAMRYSDQLWAVLPWADAQ